A region of Saccharomyces mikatae IFO 1815 strain IFO1815 genome assembly, chromosome: 12 DNA encodes the following proteins:
- the NNT1 gene encoding S-adenosylmethionine-dependent methyltransferase (similar to Saccharomyces cerevisiae NNT1 (YLR285W); ancestral locus Anc_6.79), giving the protein MSDLESLGEAAGLFEEPEGFLPPPPKPHFAEYERSHITKESKSNVKDIKLRLVGTSPLWGHLLWNAGIYTANHLDSHPELIKGKAVLELGAAAALPSVICALNGAQMVVSTDYPDPDLMENIEYNIKSNVPEEFGNVSTENYIWGNDYSPLLAHIEKVKSNIGKFDLIILSDLVFNHTEHHKLLQTTKDLLAENGKALVVFSPHRPKLLKKDLEFFQLANDEFHLVPQLIEMVNWKPMFDEDEETIEIRSRVYAYYLTHDNQ; this is encoded by the coding sequence ATGTCAGACTTAGAATCATTAGGAGAGGCTGCAGGTTTGTTTGAGGAACCCGAAGgttttcttcctcctcctccAAAGCCACATTTTGCCGAATATGAAAGGTCACATATTACCAAAGAGTCCAAATCGAATGTCAAAGACATAAAACTTCGTCTCGTTGGGACGTCCCCACTTTGGGGTCATCTCTTGTGGAATGCAGGAATTTATACAGCAAATCATTTGGATTCTCATCCAGAATTAATAAAGGGAAAAGCTGTTTTGGAATTAGGTGCAGCAGCAGCTTTGCCCTCTGTCATTTGTGCTTTGAATGGCGCTCAAATGGTTGTTTCAACTGATTATCCAGATCCTGATTTAATGGAAAACATCGAGTATAATATTAAATCCAACGTTCCTGAAGAATTTGGTAATGTCAGTACAGAGAATTATATTTGGGGTAATGATTATTCTCCGTTGTTAGCTCATATCGAAAAAGTAAAGAGTAACATAGGAAAGTTCGATTTGATCATCTTAAGTGATTTGGTCTTTAATCATACAGAGCATCATAAGTTACTCCAAACGACGAAGGATTTATTGGCTGAGAACGGTAAGGCATTAGTTGTGTTTTCACCACATAGGccaaaattgttgaaaaaggatttagaatttttccagTTAGCTAACGATGAGTTCCATTTGGTTCCTCAGTTAATCGAAATGGTTAATTGGAAACCGAtgtttgatgaagatgaagaaacaaTCGAAATCAGATCTCGTGTTTATGCATATTATCTGACACATGATAATCAGTAA